Genomic DNA from Cucurbita pepo subsp. pepo cultivar mu-cu-16 chromosome LG13, ASM280686v2, whole genome shotgun sequence:
ACGCTTCTGAATATGACGGCGAGTGCTCCGATCAACCTGCTGCCGAAGCACGACAACTTGTCGAGGTCGACGGAGCAGTACTGCAGAGACACGGTGATGACGATCTGGCATTACCACGGCGGCTGCCAGACGGGGTCGGTGGTGGATTCCGATTACAGGGTTTTAGGAGTGGATTCGTTACGGGTTGTTGATGGCTCCACTTTTCATGATTCCCCTGGAACTAACCCTCAGGCTACCGTCATGATGCTCGGCAggtatgtttttctttcattcctTTTCCACCTAAATTACCAATTTCTCCCTATAATTTTTGGGTTCCGTTTTTATTTGAGGCTAGtagtgttcatatgactcgataatTTGCTAATCCAAATTACACcacttaaactatatatatatatatatatatatatatatatatatatatatatatttatttatttatttatttggattgagttgaatttataaagttgatattttctaaccgggtcaaattgaaaatagtgTTATaactcaaatatattttaaaaaatattaaaaatattaaaaacattttaacttttttaatgaTTCGTTTTGACtagtaaaatatttgaattttatgaagttagttattaaaataaaataattgaaccaactcaaaaatagagagttggaTTGGGTCCGGTtgtccaaaagattttttcaacCCAACCATATATGAGATACTAATATAGcgatttctatttttattaaagaatattaaattttaaaaacaaaaatatattttttattttttatatcttaacaattttttttttttcgttttttattatttattatttatttaaaaattttatacactttgtttcttttccattttttaattaaaaaaaagtattaattgGTTTTTTAGATTGAAAGTCTTTAAAGTATACTTAAAGGGAGAAAATCGTAATTTTGGAtcaaattaatgatttaaaccttattaattgtattttttttaattttcttttatttttggcaATTTTGCAGGTACATGGGAGTCAGAATATTGAGGGAAAGGTTTGAGAGAAGcactgaaaaaataaaatgagagcgaagagaaaaatattatacaaTTACCATAATGCCcttatctaatatatttttctttgtgcCCTTAGTTTTATATATCTAATTTGtactcattttaaaacattatacaataaattatttatgtcttatttatttttcttttttatatgaaatataatttagatGTAATATTTATGCTatagttttttattaattttaatatttttcttattttcgtCCACTTAACCTcgtcttttattattattattattatttattcaaactaTTTAGTAGAGGGTCAATAAAATCTTCGGCTTTTGATTAGTAATAAATATCTCGTCAATTAAACTATGCTAAGATATCAACtagagtaaaaaaatatttcaataatgtgTCACGAACCATTTGAAGTGTTGGCACCCAAAGACACGATAATTTTGAGTGGAAGTAGGAGAAAAacggaagagaagaaaatgaacgAGGTCGAGTTTTATTGAGATAAAGAAAAGCATCTATCTATCTTTTCTCCAATAATAAGTCACTTTTTATCGCCATTGCTCGTGTTTTGGCCGCTTGATTTTTACGAACGAGCGAGATGAAAATGATGATGGGTCAATATCAGAAGGAGAAGAATAATGTTCGTAAGAGATTAGGGCTTTTCGGGcgagaacaaaagaaaaggatatcCAATGGCATATGCTTAGGATCCAATATTCTTTGGTTTCCATAAATTTGAGTTCCCTATAAAGGTGTCTAAGTCGTGGCGCTGCATAAAAGTATAAGCTCTCCAATTCCCTTCATCGTTTGGATCATTGATTAAGCCAACTAGCAGAAGGGCTTCTCTCCTTTTGGCAGGCAAATGGGGTTGTTACCCTTTCATGTCCTGCCAAAGGAGAGTTGCCCTTCGTCTGGTTTTGCTTTACCTTTTAATGAATGCTAAACGGGTTCATCCTCCGCCTTCGTTTTTAGATCAATCGATTCATCGACCTTTAGATCTAAGGATCCTACCTTATGCACTCGTTGATGGGTGCTCTTATAGAGTCATCTTGTCTACAAATTTTGAAGGTTTTATTATTAGAGTCAGCAAATAATCACTCTCTATCTCTTTCTAGTTCTTTCAATCTAGAGTTGttagaaaaaaacacaaacgACTTAATTTATACCGAGAAATCGATCACTTACTATCATTACTCTTCGgtctttttatctttatatcTCCATATTTACTTGTGGATTAGACAAGTTCTTTTCTGGTTTATGGTTTCTGTTGACTATTGAATAAGATATTATGATCGTAATCATAACATTGAGTATGCTCTTTTTTATTCTCGAAAATTCtgtaatactatttttttcttatttgaattGATTAAAAGTTAACTTCaaagacaaaaaaacaagTATTAATTACTCGGGGATAAGAGCGTAAGAGTAAAGAATTTAAGAACGAGTAAAGAATTTAAGaactaaatgaaaatcaaaatcaaaactcgagtaaaaatgtaacattttaaaacgaaTGGACCAAATGGACCAAATGGAATCTAAAtctataattatgaaattatacaCGAACTTCGggactaaaataatttttttttttttttcaaaaatcaataaaggaatgaattaaaatttttttaccattgAAGAGTCGTAGATTGGGGCATATATCAATGGAATCGCCGTTGTTCAACGTCTCCCATAGAACAGTGAAACCAAATCAGTGGTGGGGAATGGTGGTCAAGAATCAGAATCTGATACCAGAATCCCAAGTGGAATCATGAAGTTCATGAATTTACTTATCAGAAGATGATCATgctaaatcaatcaatcaatcaatcataAGCCTTCAAGCCTGAAGTTCTTGGCGAAAACCCATTAGGGTTTGGCTGTTTGTTCATCAAGAAATCCAATGTGAATTCATGGAAAGTTTAATCAtcatcatttccatttccagaAGAACCAGAAAACTACAGAAATCAAAGAATAGATAACAATAaggaaatatttcattttcataagaGAGAAGGAGACAGAGTTTATGAGGCTTGACAGCAGTTGGGAATCATTGATAACTACATTCAAGAACAATTTCAACCTGTAATATAGAAATCCTTACTCATGAAACACATAAGTTCTCAGTAATATATTATACCCAAATCAGCAAAGTTACAGATACCAATATGCTACATCTTGTTCTACATAGGATTTCAAGCTACTTTTATTcaaatgatgaacaaaataatagaTATGGTATTCAAATATGGATAATAATCAAGCTTCTATGTTGTATGGGAAATCAAGGGGAAAGCTTTGATATTCGAGAACTCGTCGTCAAAGATTCGAATCAATGGAAGTGGCTAAGGAGAAACACAAAGAAGATGACATATGGATCAGGAATACCAATGATCTTAAGCTGCAGAGGTTTTCTGATTTGGCTTGAAGACATTCTTGATTAGGGACTCCTTGATGGATAGGAGTTCAGGGAATTCATTCTTCAACTTGGTTGCATCGAGCTCGTTGTTGCTCCGTGGAGCGACGATCACTTTGGCTTGCTCCTCCAGAGTGAAGTTCTTCCATGTGAAATTGGGGTCAATGAATTGCTTGTACATCTCCAAGATCTCATTGTGGCTCACCACTCCCGGGTTGGTGAAGTTCCATATTCCAGTGAGGTTTCTTTTCGCCATTTCGATTGAGATCGGGAGGAGTTCGTCCAAGATCGTCATCGAGTTCGGGATGTCGACAACCTTCTCGTATCTGGTTATCTTCGTAATGAAGTTGCGAGGATTAGATAAGTCAGAGGATATGGGCATCCGAACGCGCAAGGTGCACACATTCTCATAGTTCTTCAGCAGATCCTCCACCTTTTTAACCCCCAAAATGTGAAAGTGACATAAAAATAGGATCAGCCCATCGGGTTCAAAGAACACATTTGATGCATTTTCATCAAAACAGCGATCAATGATCAGAATATTCAAGACAACTAAGTATAATGCTTTCTAATCAATGTAATAGCAATCCAGATCTAAAGAACATTCACAAACTCCGCCAAGCAAAAATCCAATCTCAAAATGACCTATTGGACTTGGAAAACAAATCCCTAATATCAAACACAATGATGGCGGATTTCAGTTGTGATTtctctaaataaaacaattcaCTCTGGTCTTATAgatctaaaatcaaaattcagaaTGAATCTAAATACATACAACACGAAGTTCCAACAGAAGaggaaaacaagaacaacaacaacaatcaaGCAGTGAAAATCAGGGACTTACCATAGCTTTAGTCTTGGA
This window encodes:
- the LOC111808131 gene encoding bifunctional dTDP-4-dehydrorhamnose 3,5-epimerase/dTDP-4-dehydrorhamnose reductase-like, with the protein product MGVLADSGSAPSLKFLIYGRTGWIGGLLGKICEQQGIHFAYGSGRLENRVSLEADIDAVKPTHVFNAAGVTGRPNVDWCESHKVETIRTNVVGTLSLADVCRERGLILINYATGCIFEYDSAHPLNSGIGFKEDEIPNFIGSFYSKTKAMVEDLLKNYENVCTLRVRMPISSDLSNPRNFITKITRYEKVVDIPNSMTILDELLPISIEMAKRNLTGIWNFTNPGVVSHNEILEMYKQFIDPNFTWKNFTLEEQAKVIVAPRSNNELDATKLKNEFPELLSIKESLIKNVFKPNQKTSAA